GACCTGGGCTGTCGATCGCCTCGGACGATCACTCGCCCATCTCGTGAACTTCCTCTCAGAGCTGCACGCGAAGAAGGTTGATCTTTACATTCACCAACAGGGCTTGGACACCAGCACCCCGGCGGGTAAGGCACTGTTCGGAATGATGGGCGTGTTCGCCGAATTTGAACGCTCAATGATTCAAGAGCGGGTGAAGGCCGGTATCAAACGAGTCCGTGCAAAGGGGCGCCGATGGGGACGGAGAACACTCGAAGAAACGGATCCGGCCGTGTCCACCAAGATTCTGGAGCTTCGGGCAAATGGAATGGGAATGGGCGCGATCAGTAAAGCCGTTGGTCGATCCAGCCGCACGATCTGGCGCTTCCTTCGATCGGTTGAAGCGGCTTCACAAGTTGCATAACTGAACTGCGAATATGTGCGGATTTCACACGCGACATGACATGATGTAGCATTCCACGGACGGCAACGGTCGGGCTTGATCACCTGGCCGGCTCGTGTTCCTGACGCGAGTGCCGTCCTTCCTCATCAGGACCCGACAGGAGGGGACATGTCAGAATTCCTCACAGCCGAAGAAAACATTGATCAGCTGCTTAATTTCTTTCGGCACCAAGGCCTATCGGAGAATATTCGAGACTGGCGGCAACGCATCGAGGACAAAGATGCTACGTCCATGCAGCGCTCGCCCAGCACTATTGATGAAACCTCAGCCTTTGATGATTTGCGCGATGCTTTGCTAACAGACACAAGGCTTTCAGAGTCTGCAAAGCAGCTGGTGCGCCAACTCAATAGGCCCATAAATCCGAAGTTCACGGCTATTGAAGCCTGGCGACTCCAGGACCCCGCGAAGCGACCAGCCATCCTTAGTCCCCAAGAGCAAGCCTACGTCGACCGGTACGATCGTTGGGAAAAGGAACGTCGAAAATGGGACATGGATAATGTCACCGAGGAGAGAATCCAAAAATGGGAGGAGTTAGCGGAAGCAGGACAGGATCAGGAAGTTTACAAGGACCAAGCTGACGCATTCGAGGAGTGGCTTAGGCAACATCGTGACCTCGCGGAGGAACTGCTGACTCGCTTCTCCAGACCTGTGCATTCATTGTATGGAAATAAGAGCCCTGAAAAGTACCACTGGAGCGGACTGTATTGGCTTGCAGTTAACGTGCTCTTGAAAATTTATGGGTTAGAGGATCGAGCTGCTGCCCCGATTATACGCAGGCTCCAGGAAATTTGGGCTTCATCACGATACGACGCTGATATGGTCACCACCAGTTGCGACGAAGGATATATGGCAACTCATCGAATGCTGTCCACCGGAGGCGCAGCGTACCTTAAGCAGATTGATCGTTACCTGTTACGGACAGTTAAGCATCAAATCCAAAAGGAAATTTCAAATAACGGGGATGGTGATCGGTCCCAAATTCCGAGCAAAGATTTTGAAGAAATGGACATCCTGACAGCCTCTCCTGCTGACTCACCAGATAGCGAGATCCAATTTAAACATTTCATGCGCTCCCTTCCCGAGCAGCTCCGTTCCTAAGCTATGTTTATTCTGCAGAACCCAGACGCCACCAATAAAGAGGCTGCCGCTGCATTTAATTGTGATACTCGTACAATTGAGCGCTGGCGAAAGAAGCTTCGAAAAATCGCAAGGCCGTAATACCTCTCGTATTTCCCCTCAGCCGCCATCCTAAGCCCTCGTTTTCACAAGCAGAATAATTTTTTTTGACCTCGTGTCGGGTTTTGTCTGTTTTGAGACTCTTTCCTAATGAGAGGAGAGACCAACATGCTCAACGCGACAGCAGAGATCACGCTTACAAAAGCAGGCATCGTGGGGATTACCCTGCACGTCCCATCAGGCCTTCATGGATTGAGGGAGATGTTGGATGGCATTCAGCGCAGTGTGTGGGCAGTGGAGGCATTGGACGCCGCAATCCGACACAACTCAAGAAGGGCCACAGAACAAGAGAAGCACAAGAGGCACGAGCCATGAACGACGGCATGCCAATCTGTGGTGGAGACAACCATCGGTTCACTCCCCTCCCATACACCCTCGGCGGCGTGCTGAAGGAAATTCAGCGTCGCTGCGAGCTCCGGCCACGGCTGGAAGCTGAAATGGGTCGATCGCTCACCGATGAGGAGTTCCTTGTGATCGCCGAACGAACTGGCGGGAGGGTTTGACATGGCTTCACGTTATCGAAAAATTGACCCTCGGATCTGGACCGATGAAAAGTTCCGACTGCTCAAGGCAGACGAGCAACGGATCGCCCTCTACATCCTCACTGCCCAGTCAAACCGGATTGGGCTATTCTCCTTTTCACCCGGCAAGGCTTGTGAGGATCTTGGAACGTTACCCCCAACGTTCCAGAAAGGTTTCCAGAAGGTCTGTCAGACCCTCCATTGGGAGTGGGACTCGGATACCCGAGTGCTCTACCTGCCAACCTGGTGGAGGTATAACCAACCGGAGAACGCGAACAACGTCATCGGCAACCTCAAGGACCTCGACGATTTACCTGAAACCCCTCTCCTAGCGCGGTTTTCCACTAATACCGCATACCTTCCTGATGGTCTCATCGAAACGTTTACCCAAATGTTCGCGAAACGTTACCCCCAACGTTCCCCTAAACGTTCGCCATCTCAGGAGCAGGAGCAGGAACAGGAGCAAGAGCAGGATGTGCCTCCGGCGGTTGATCACGACTTTGAGGATTTTTGGAAGAGTTATCCCGCGAGGAACGGGAAGCGATTAGGACGAGCTGAGGCCGTGCAGAAATGGAATCGTCTGAAGACCGAAGATCGCAAGCAAGTGCTCATCGCCGTTCACCACTACGCTAATAGCAAGCTGGTGTCTGAGGGCATCGGCATCAAAGACCCCCATCGTTGGTTGATAAACGGCAAAGGCAATGAGCCCTGGCGGGACTGGATAGAACCTGAAAGGCCTGTAGTCCTCAATGGACATGCATCACCTCAGTCCTGCACCAAACGCGTGCAGAAAGGCGAGTTCCTTAAACCCTGCGGGGCGCCA
This portion of the Nitrospira sp. genome encodes:
- a CDS encoding recombinase family protein, producing MKDTRARRAAIYARVSTDGQTTENQLCELRLVAERNGWTIVHEFIDQGISGAKGRDQRPAFDALWKGATRREFDVVMTWAVDRLGRSLAHLVNFLSELHAKKVDLYIHQQGLDTSTPAGKALFGMMGVFAEFERSMIQERVKAGIKRVRAKGRRWGRRTLEETDPAVSTKILELRANGMGMGAISKAVGRSSRTIWRFLRSVEAASQVA